A genomic stretch from Coffea arabica cultivar ET-39 chromosome 10c, Coffea Arabica ET-39 HiFi, whole genome shotgun sequence includes:
- the LOC113713198 gene encoding mannan endo-1,4-beta-mannosidase 7-like, with protein MKKHFGPFFLIFLFLIHNRRTSSEVSAQDEFIRTEGVQFLEDGSPFYANGFNAYWLMIFGSDPSKQNKVSTAFEEAVSHGLTVARTWAFNDGGDFPLQFSPGNYNEKMFQGLDLVISEARKYGIRLILSLVNNYDNFGGKKQYVDWARSKGENLNSDDDFFTNAVVKGYYKDHIKAVLTRQNSITGVFYTDDPTIMAWELMNEPRCTTDASGKTIQAWISEMGWFLKSIDRNHLLGAGLEGFYGSSNAQKQHLNPNFQAGTDFIANNQIKDIDFATVHSYPDAWLAGQSEEAQLSFLINWLQSHIQDAEKILRKPLLFTEFGKSSKDPGFNMNQRDLLFNTVYSTIYSSASGGGAAAGGLFWQFLTEGMDPLRDGYEVILSESSSTASIIVQQSRRLNKIRRMYSRNSNALPRKEARNFDGDNLGP; from the exons ATGAAGAAGCACTTCGGTcccttttttcttatttttctgttCTTGATCCACAACCGACGAACCTCTTCAGAAGTTTCAGCACAAGATGAATTTATCAGAACTGAAGGCGTACAATTTCTAGAAGATGGCAGTCCATTCTATGCAAATGGTTTCAATGCCTACTGGTTGATGATCTTTGGCTCTGACCCATCTAAGCAAAACAAAGTATCTACTGCATTTGAAGAAGCTGTTAGCCATGGCCTTACTGTTGCAAGAACTTGGGCTTTTAATGATGGAGGTGATTTCCCTTTGCAGTTTTCTCCTGGCAATTACAATGAAAAGATGTTTCAG GGATTGGACCTTGTCATCTCTGAAGCAAGAAAGTACGGAATAAGGCTGATATTAAGCTTGGTAAACAATTATGACAATTTTGGAGGAAAGAAGCAGTATGTAGACTGGGCTAGAAGTAAAGGCGAGAATCTGAATTCTGATGATGATTTCTTCACAAATGCTGTTGTCAAAGGCTACTATAAAGATCACATCAAG GCTGTTCTAACCAGACAAAATAGCATCACGGGAGTATTTTACACGGATGATCCCACAATAATGGCTTGGGAGCTTATGAACGAACCAAGGTGCACCACAGATGCATCAGGCAAAACTATACAG GCTTGGATCTCAGAAATGGGTTGGTTCCTGAAGTCCATAGACAGAAATCACTTGTTAGGAGCTGGGCTTGAAGGGTTCTACGGATCATCGAATGCTCAAAAGCAGCACttaaatccaaattttcaaGCAGGAACAGATTTCatagcaaataatcaaattaAGGATATTGATTTTGCCACGGTTCACTCGTATCCGGATGCATG GTTAGCTGGCCAAAGTGAAGAAGCTCAACTTTCATTCTTGATCAACTGGCTCCAAAGCCACATTCAGGATGCAGAGAAGATTCTTCGAAAACCCCTTCTATTTACAGAATTCGGGAAATCATCAAAAGATCCCGGCTTCAACATGAATCAGAGAGACCTGTTGTTCAATACTGTCTATTCAACCATTTACTCCTCGGCCAGTGGCGGAGGGGCGGCTGCAGGTGGCTTATTCTGGCAATTTTTAACTGAAGGAATGGACCCTCTTCGCGATGGCTACGAGGTCATCTTGAGTGAAAGTTCTTCAACAGCAAGCATCATCGTCCAGCAATCACGAAGGCTTAATAAAATCCGAAGAATGTATTCTAGAAACAGTAATGCATTACCAAGGAAGGAAGCTAGAAACTTTGATGGTGACAATCTTGGACCTTGA
- the LOC113713197 gene encoding glucose-1-phosphate adenylyltransferase large subunit 2, chloroplastic/amyloplastic-like isoform X3, translated as MDSCCATMKANAHPSQFRRAFGYGDSGFLGKKIKGSLKSKASGTNFCRSLKSSSVNRAKKIKPGVAFSIFTQDIDQEIMQFEAPVFDESSTVDPKTVAAIVLGGGAGTRLFPLTSKRAKPAVLAATQTSGEAGKKWFQGTADAVRQFTWVFEDAKNKNVEHIVILSGDHLYRMNYMDFVQKHVDTNADITVSCVPMDDSRASDYGLMKIDGTGRIIQFAEKPKGADLKAMQVDTSLLGLSAKEAMKYPYIASMGVYVFRTDVLLSLLRWKYPSCNDFGSEIIPSAVKDHNVQAYLFSDYWEDIGTIRSFFDSNLALTEQPPKFDFNDPKTPFYTSPRFLPPTKVEKCRIVDAIISHGCFLRECSVEHSIVGVRSRLDYGVELMDTMMMGADYYQTESEIASLLAEGKVPIGVGQNTKIRNCIIDKNTKIGRDVVITNADGVEEADRPEEGFYIRSGIIVILKNATIKDGTVI; from the exons ATGGATTCCTGCTGTGCCACCATGAAAGCAAATGCCCATCCTTCGCAATTTAGAAGGGCTTTTGGCTATGGAGACAGTGGATTTCTGGGAAAGAAGATCAAGGGAAGTCTGAAAAGCAAGGCTTCAGGGACCAACTTTTGCAGGAGTTTGAAAAGTAGTAGTGTAAACAGGGCTAAAAAGATCAAGCCTGGGGTGGCTTTCTCCATCTTTACACAAGATATAGACCAAGAGATTATG CAATTTGAAGCACCAGTATTTGATGAGAGTTCAACAGTAGATCCTAAAACTGTAGCTGCAATCGTTTTGGGTGGAGGTGCCGGAACTCGCCTGTTTCCCCTTACCAGCAAAAGGGCTAAACCGGCT GTTCTTGCTGCCACTCAGACATCAGGCGAAGCTGGAAAGAAGTGGTTTCAGGGAACTGCAGATGCTGTTCGGCAATTTACATGGGTATTTGAG GACGCCAAGAACAAAAATGTTGAACACATAGTAATATTGTCCGGAGACCATCTATACAGAATGAATTACATGGACTTTGTTCAG AAGCATGTTGACACTAATGCAGATATTACTGTTTCATGTGTACCCATGGATGATAG TCGAGCCTCAGATTACGGGTTAATGAAGATTGATGGGACAGGGCGTATTATCCAATTTGCTGAGAAACCAAAAGGCGCTGATTTGAAAGCAATG CAAGTTGACACCTCGCTTCTTGGACTTTCTGCAAAAGAGGCTATGAAGTATCCATACATTGCATCAATGGGTGTTTATGTATTCAGAACAGATGTTCTGCTGAGCCTTCTGAGGTGGAAATATCCTTCCTGTAATGACTTTGGCTCTGAGATCATTCCCTCAGCTGTGAAGGATCATAATGTTCAG GCGTATCTTTTTAGTGATTACTGGGAGGACATTGGGACTATAAGGTCGTTCTTTGACTCCAATTTGGCACTTACAGAGCAg CCTCCGAAATTTGACTTTAACGACCCAAAGACTCCTTTTTATACATCTCCTAGATTCTTGCCACCTACTAAAGTTGAAAAATGCAGG ATTGTGGATGCAATCATTTCACACGGTTGCTTTCTTCGGGAGTGCAGTGTTGAGCATTCTATAGTTGGCGTGAGATCACGCTTAGACTATGGTGTTGAATTGATG GATACTATGATGATGGGTGCGGACTACTATCAAACTGAATCTGAAATTGCATCTTTATTAGCAGAGGGGAAGGTGCCCATTGGTGTTGGACAGAACACCAAAATTAG AAATTGTATAATAGACAAGAATACCAAGATAGGAAGAGACGTGGTCATTACAAATGCGGAT GGTGTTGAAGAAGCCGACAGACCAGAAGAAGGTTTTTACATTAGATCAGGAATCATTGTCATTCTGAAGAATGCAACAATTAAAGATGGAACCGTCATATAA
- the LOC113713197 gene encoding glucose-1-phosphate adenylyltransferase large subunit 1-like isoform X1, with protein MDSCCATMKANAHPSQFRRAFGYGDSGFLGKKIKGSLKSKASGTNFCRSLKSSSVNRAKKIKPGVAFSIFTQDIDQEIMQFEAPVFDESSTVDPKTVAAIVLGGGAGTRLFPLTSKRAKPAVPIGGCYRLIDVPMSNCINSGIRKIFILTQFNSFSLNRHLARTYNFGNGVNFGDGFVEVLAATQTSGEAGKKWFQGTADAVRQFTWVFEDAKNKNVEHIVILSGDHLYRMNYMDFVQKHVDTNADITVSCVPMDDSRASDYGLMKIDGTGRIIQFAEKPKGADLKAMQVDTSLLGLSAKEAMKYPYIASMGVYVFRTDVLLSLLRWKYPSCNDFGSEIIPSAVKDHNVQAYLFSDYWEDIGTIRSFFDSNLALTEQPPKFDFNDPKTPFYTSPRFLPPTKVEKCRIVDAIISHGCFLRECSVEHSIVGVRSRLDYGVELMDTMMMGADYYQTESEIASLLAEGKVPIGVGQNTKIRNCIIDKNTKIGRDVVITNADVSLSCFLFSVLCWESLYRSIMLQRIYKFYRMLQGVEEADRPEEGFYIRSGIIVILKNATIKDGTVI; from the exons ATGGATTCCTGCTGTGCCACCATGAAAGCAAATGCCCATCCTTCGCAATTTAGAAGGGCTTTTGGCTATGGAGACAGTGGATTTCTGGGAAAGAAGATCAAGGGAAGTCTGAAAAGCAAGGCTTCAGGGACCAACTTTTGCAGGAGTTTGAAAAGTAGTAGTGTAAACAGGGCTAAAAAGATCAAGCCTGGGGTGGCTTTCTCCATCTTTACACAAGATATAGACCAAGAGATTATG CAATTTGAAGCACCAGTATTTGATGAGAGTTCAACAGTAGATCCTAAAACTGTAGCTGCAATCGTTTTGGGTGGAGGTGCCGGAACTCGCCTGTTTCCCCTTACCAGCAAAAGGGCTAAACCGGCT GTGCCAATTGGAGGTTGTTATAGGCTAATTGATGTGCCCATGAGCAACTGCATCAACAGTGGAATACGGAAAATTTTTATCTTGACCCAGTTTAACTCATTTTCCCTTAATCGGCACCTTGCTAGAACGTACAATTTCGGAAATGGTGTGAATTTTGGAGATGGGTTTGTGGAG GTTCTTGCTGCCACTCAGACATCAGGCGAAGCTGGAAAGAAGTGGTTTCAGGGAACTGCAGATGCTGTTCGGCAATTTACATGGGTATTTGAG GACGCCAAGAACAAAAATGTTGAACACATAGTAATATTGTCCGGAGACCATCTATACAGAATGAATTACATGGACTTTGTTCAG AAGCATGTTGACACTAATGCAGATATTACTGTTTCATGTGTACCCATGGATGATAG TCGAGCCTCAGATTACGGGTTAATGAAGATTGATGGGACAGGGCGTATTATCCAATTTGCTGAGAAACCAAAAGGCGCTGATTTGAAAGCAATG CAAGTTGACACCTCGCTTCTTGGACTTTCTGCAAAAGAGGCTATGAAGTATCCATACATTGCATCAATGGGTGTTTATGTATTCAGAACAGATGTTCTGCTGAGCCTTCTGAGGTGGAAATATCCTTCCTGTAATGACTTTGGCTCTGAGATCATTCCCTCAGCTGTGAAGGATCATAATGTTCAG GCGTATCTTTTTAGTGATTACTGGGAGGACATTGGGACTATAAGGTCGTTCTTTGACTCCAATTTGGCACTTACAGAGCAg CCTCCGAAATTTGACTTTAACGACCCAAAGACTCCTTTTTATACATCTCCTAGATTCTTGCCACCTACTAAAGTTGAAAAATGCAGG ATTGTGGATGCAATCATTTCACACGGTTGCTTTCTTCGGGAGTGCAGTGTTGAGCATTCTATAGTTGGCGTGAGATCACGCTTAGACTATGGTGTTGAATTGATG GATACTATGATGATGGGTGCGGACTACTATCAAACTGAATCTGAAATTGCATCTTTATTAGCAGAGGGGAAGGTGCCCATTGGTGTTGGACAGAACACCAAAATTAG AAATTGTATAATAGACAAGAATACCAAGATAGGAAGAGACGTGGTCATTACAAATGCGGATGTAAGCCTTTCTTGCTTTCTATTTTCTGTGCTTTGCTGGGAATCCTTATACAGGAGCATCATGCTGCAGAGGATTTATAAGTTTTATCGGATGTTACAGGGTGTTGAAGAAGCCGACAGACCAGAAGAAGGTTTTTACATTAGATCAGGAATCATTGTCATTCTGAAGAATGCAACAATTAAAGATGGAACCGTCATATAA
- the LOC113713197 gene encoding glucose-1-phosphate adenylyltransferase large subunit 1-like isoform X2: protein MDSCCATMKANAHPSQFRRAFGYGDSGFLGKKIKGSLKSKASGTNFCRSLKSSSVNRAKKIKPGVAFSIFTQDIDQEIMQFEAPVFDESSTVDPKTVAAIVLGGGAGTRLFPLTSKRAKPAVPIGGCYRLIDVPMSNCINSGIRKIFILTQFNSFSLNRHLARTYNFGNGVNFGDGFVEVLAATQTSGEAGKKWFQGTADAVRQFTWVFEDAKNKNVEHIVILSGDHLYRMNYMDFVQKHVDTNADITVSCVPMDDSRASDYGLMKIDGTGRIIQFAEKPKGADLKAMQVDTSLLGLSAKEAMKYPYIASMGVYVFRTDVLLSLLRWKYPSCNDFGSEIIPSAVKDHNVQAYLFSDYWEDIGTIRSFFDSNLALTEQPPKFDFNDPKTPFYTSPRFLPPTKVEKCRIVDAIISHGCFLRECSVEHSIVGVRSRLDYGVELMDTMMMGADYYQTESEIASLLAEGKVPIGVGQNTKIRNCIIDKNTKIGRDVVITNADGVEEADRPEEGFYIRSGIIVILKNATIKDGTVI, encoded by the exons ATGGATTCCTGCTGTGCCACCATGAAAGCAAATGCCCATCCTTCGCAATTTAGAAGGGCTTTTGGCTATGGAGACAGTGGATTTCTGGGAAAGAAGATCAAGGGAAGTCTGAAAAGCAAGGCTTCAGGGACCAACTTTTGCAGGAGTTTGAAAAGTAGTAGTGTAAACAGGGCTAAAAAGATCAAGCCTGGGGTGGCTTTCTCCATCTTTACACAAGATATAGACCAAGAGATTATG CAATTTGAAGCACCAGTATTTGATGAGAGTTCAACAGTAGATCCTAAAACTGTAGCTGCAATCGTTTTGGGTGGAGGTGCCGGAACTCGCCTGTTTCCCCTTACCAGCAAAAGGGCTAAACCGGCT GTGCCAATTGGAGGTTGTTATAGGCTAATTGATGTGCCCATGAGCAACTGCATCAACAGTGGAATACGGAAAATTTTTATCTTGACCCAGTTTAACTCATTTTCCCTTAATCGGCACCTTGCTAGAACGTACAATTTCGGAAATGGTGTGAATTTTGGAGATGGGTTTGTGGAG GTTCTTGCTGCCACTCAGACATCAGGCGAAGCTGGAAAGAAGTGGTTTCAGGGAACTGCAGATGCTGTTCGGCAATTTACATGGGTATTTGAG GACGCCAAGAACAAAAATGTTGAACACATAGTAATATTGTCCGGAGACCATCTATACAGAATGAATTACATGGACTTTGTTCAG AAGCATGTTGACACTAATGCAGATATTACTGTTTCATGTGTACCCATGGATGATAG TCGAGCCTCAGATTACGGGTTAATGAAGATTGATGGGACAGGGCGTATTATCCAATTTGCTGAGAAACCAAAAGGCGCTGATTTGAAAGCAATG CAAGTTGACACCTCGCTTCTTGGACTTTCTGCAAAAGAGGCTATGAAGTATCCATACATTGCATCAATGGGTGTTTATGTATTCAGAACAGATGTTCTGCTGAGCCTTCTGAGGTGGAAATATCCTTCCTGTAATGACTTTGGCTCTGAGATCATTCCCTCAGCTGTGAAGGATCATAATGTTCAG GCGTATCTTTTTAGTGATTACTGGGAGGACATTGGGACTATAAGGTCGTTCTTTGACTCCAATTTGGCACTTACAGAGCAg CCTCCGAAATTTGACTTTAACGACCCAAAGACTCCTTTTTATACATCTCCTAGATTCTTGCCACCTACTAAAGTTGAAAAATGCAGG ATTGTGGATGCAATCATTTCACACGGTTGCTTTCTTCGGGAGTGCAGTGTTGAGCATTCTATAGTTGGCGTGAGATCACGCTTAGACTATGGTGTTGAATTGATG GATACTATGATGATGGGTGCGGACTACTATCAAACTGAATCTGAAATTGCATCTTTATTAGCAGAGGGGAAGGTGCCCATTGGTGTTGGACAGAACACCAAAATTAG AAATTGTATAATAGACAAGAATACCAAGATAGGAAGAGACGTGGTCATTACAAATGCGGAT GGTGTTGAAGAAGCCGACAGACCAGAAGAAGGTTTTTACATTAGATCAGGAATCATTGTCATTCTGAAGAATGCAACAATTAAAGATGGAACCGTCATATAA
- the LOC113713477 gene encoding uncharacterized protein, whose amino-acid sequence MESLTGPFFHHRRKLSNASSANSNGLSFSGKDAYDDVLLGGSKPRFGAVAGFASRKVAAEDYAEIFGGRNGTRGSSIPVLDLSDLDERHGPGGFRSSDSKLDYSTIFGGFGGGAGGDDVAMAVPPCEELFNGVKKVKRDKAKARISTDPCPPLKGSDRFNSSEKNKSHSSEASEDFVDGGKQFNMSYHKTGQQRKDGSSGTTHIAQLHAVPGFTCIIDETARLQKVEQDKALSQVKAECNHKQGSFDHLRRTELDKAMPPLKAQVSHNQDLSDCLQKTEQDRAMPPLKTQVSRNQSSSDCLQKTEQDKAIPSVKSDVNHNRNCSDRQQKGEKDKAMPQVKLEVNHNRSSNVDISEEKSGRRAKWQLPTIQASESLVKDKGECYQDASNSSDILSNMEKPGMKSHPYNVPPPCSSSANLFDSKGHTNRSNSKKVEASEKVTGAYSTPFSDEELDVNSAAAAPAAALKKAIEQAQESIRIVKEIMERKRDSGQGSKLHSKGRLKTKDAREMKHVQELHNVREKNVNEACRSVDNEMLDSCGGDQYLAFGNGEVALPFKDCEESSTGQQGVVAINGENVEVAEENGVATWFSQLLSNGKHRVAALASELVGKRNSTIQTLDKEKHSIEEPKLVKVTVDLNASEKVNAVNRILESGDTEAKLNAFGRSEELKKNVDGSESSLFANKDKVSETQIFSQADEVTKNGRANLVEEQKCKEKHEDFNEKISEGHFEPEKLGNLLQENDFLKLEKRSSDQEGEEKLEDIHVCGQEDCKVDEEVDLEPEDFHLWFGNEHALKRATCCVCSRKGLEDDSEDRLEGYYKQETDGQRSTQSVNGEENQNMSEEEHVWEAMDRRSAGSCQSIEEDGMDEDADNSSVHQKIEVNEEVQEVGNSVQKVGDSWDRTVDSAENPGANLFQEAAYKESLDTDFDAYNNDQSVNPDDIQEPCRSEVENCSEQNNQQERRNNEEEARKVGIPESFYEFEEDAEAPQDIEEASTLKGEEVHTMESGIRDVSEVVDFFEKTADFGFTQVNCEAELSKDAETAITTVFISNCTTEDTVDGEQANDAPSEIKDSSNFDFNMNGQKQIHNNDNESENSIKTESCAGLVDKVYGQKQSEEIDRGFESGINPANGGGLVHESGGNAESVHVDGIAHEKDDEKDTIELHLEERECIKSQKEPGNSEFPVELKWEEHVETNTEMKTGQSTEHNEENGCKTFAKEDKEIRENVQKEEAAKDCLKSTEVNKREREQKKHRIAVERAIREARERAFTEARERAERAAVDKATAEVRQRAMAEAREKLEKKSSGPKVPTGKASSIDAKLRAERAAVERATAEARERALEKALSQKTTSEMRTQAERNASGKFSGASRVNGLKHSFSSSDLESFDGTNNESAQRRKARLERHQRIMERAAKALAEKNLRDVLAQREQAERNRLAETLDADIKRWASGKEGNLRALLSTLQYILGPNSGWQSISLTEIITTNALKKAYRKATLYVHPDKLQQRGASIQQKYICEKVFDLLKAAWNKFNSEER is encoded by the exons ATGGAGTCTTTGACTGGGCCTTTTTTTCATCACAGAAGAAAGCTTTCTAATGCCAGTAGTGCTAACAGCAATGGCTTGTCATTTTCCGGTAAAGACGCCTACGACGACGTTTTGCTGGGTGGCTCTAAACCCAGGTTCGGAGCTGTTGCAGGATTTGCCTCAAGAAAAGTAGCTGCTGAAGACTACGCTGAAATTTTTGGTGGCAGAAATGGTACACGTGGCAGTTCTATTCCGGTTCTTGACCTGTCGGACCTGGACGAAAGACATGGCCCTGGTGGGTTTCGGAGCTCCGATAGCAAGCTGGACTATTCGACCATTTTTGGAGGCTTTGGTGGTGGTGCTGGCGGTGATGATGTAGCTATGGCTGTGCCGCCTTGTGAAGAGTTGTTTAATGGGGTTAAAAAAGTCAAGCGCGATAAAGCTAAAGCTAG gATCTCAACAGACCCGTGTCCTCCTCTAAAAGGATCAGATCGTTTTAATTCTTCTGAGAAGAATAAAAGCCACTCTTCTGAAGCATCTGAGGATTTTGTTGATGGTGGAAAGCAGTTTAATATGTCTTATCATAAGACTGGCCAACAGAGGAAAGATGGTTCCAGCGGCACTACACACATAGCTCAACTCCATGCTGTTCCTGGGTTTACATGCATTATTGATGAAACTGCCCGTTTACAAAAGGTAGAGCAGGATAAGGCATTATCTCAAGTTAAAGCAGAATGCAATCATAAACAGGGCTCCTTTGATCATCTGCGAAGGACAGAATTGGATAAGGCGATGCCTCCATTGAAAGCACAAGTTAGTCATAACCAGGACTTGAGTGACTGTCTGCAAAAGACAGAACAGGACAGAGCAATGCCCCCATTGAAAACACAAGTTAGTCGTAACCAGAGCTCCAGTGACTGTCTGCAAAAGACGGAACAGGATAAGGCTATTCCTTCAGTCAAATCCGATGTTAATCATAACAGGAACTGCAGTGATCGTCagcaaaaaggagaaaaggataAGGCAATGCCCCAAGTTAAGTTAGAAGTTAATCATAATAGGAGCTCAAATGTTGACATATCTGAAGAAAAATCTGGGAGGAGAGCCAAATGGCAGCTCCCTACGATACAAGCTTCTGAAAGTTTGGTTAAAGATAAAGGCGAATGTTATCAGGATGCATCCAATTCGAGCGATATACTgtcaaatatggagaaacctGGCATGAAGTCACATCCTTATAATGTGCCTCCACCTTGTAGTTCTTCAGCCAATCTGTTTGATAGCAAGGGGCACACCAACAGATCAAATTCTAAAAAAGTCGAGGCTTCTGAAAAGGTTACTGGTGCTTATTCAACTCCTTTCTCTGATGAGGAACTTGACGTAAATTCAGCTGCTGCTGCCCCTGCAGCTGCTTTAAAAAAAGCCATAGAGCAGGCCCAAGAAAGCATAAGAATTGTGAAGGAAATAATGGAACGAAAAAGAGATTCTGGCCAAGGTTCTAAACTGCATTCTAAGGGGAGGTTAAAAACTAAGGATGCAAGGGAAATGAAGCATGTTCAGGAACTACACAATGTCAGAGAGAAAAATGTGAATGAAGCATGTAGAAGTGTAGATAATGAAATGCTAGATTCCTGTGGAGGTGACCAGTACCTTGCATTTGGAAATGGTGAAGTTGCTTTACCCTTCAAAGATTGTGAGGAGTCTTCTACAGGTCAACAGGGTGTGGTGGCAATAAATGGTGAAAATGTTGAAGTAGCTGAGGAAAATGGGGTGGCAACGTGGTTTTCTCAACTGCTTAGCAATGGAAAGCATAGAGTGGCAGCTTTGGCCTCTGAGCTGGTAGGTAAGAGGAATAGCACTATTCAAACTTTGGATAAAGAAAAACATAGCATCGAAGAGCCAAAGCTGGTTAAGGTGACCGTGGACTTGAATGCTAGTGAGAAAGTAAATGCTGTTAACAGAATCCTTGAGTCTGGGGATACAGAGGCTAAGTTAAATGCATTTGGAAGGTCAGAGGAGTTGAAAAAAAATGTAGACGGTTCTGAGTCATCTCTGTTTGCTAACAAAGACAAAGTAAGTGAAACCCAGATATTTTCCCAAGCAGATGAAGTAACTAAAAACGGACGAGCTAATTTAGTTGAAGAGCAAAAATGCAAGGAGAAGCATGAGGATTTTAACGAAAAAATAAGTGAAGGACACTTTGAGCCTGAAAAGTTGGGGAATCTTTTGCAAGAAAATGACTTCTTGAAGCTAGAGAAAAGATCCTCTGATCAGGAAGGAGAGGAAAAACTGGAGGATATTCATGTGTGCGGACAAGAAGATTGCAAAGTGGATGAAGAAGTTGACCTTGAGCCGGAAGATTTTCATCTATGGTTTGGTAATGAACATGCGCTAAAGAGGGCCACTTGCTGTGTATGTAGCAGAAAGGGACTGGAAGATGATTCTGAGGATAGGTTGGAAGGTTATTATAAGCAAGAAACTGATGGGCAGAGATCAACGCAATCTGTTAATGGAGAGGAAAACCAGAATATGTCAGAGGAAGAGCATGTATGGGAAGCAATGGATAGAAGATCTGCAGGGAGTTGCCAAAGTATAGAAGAGGATGGTATGGATGAAGATGCTGATAACAGCTCAGTGCACCAGAAGATAGAAGTCAATGAAGAGGTTCAAGAAGTTGGTAACTCCGTTCAAAAAGTTGGTGACTCCTGGGACCGAACAGTAGATAGTGCGGAAAAtcctggggcaaatttatttcaGGAGGCTGCTTACAAGGAGAGTCTTGATACGGATTTTGATGCATACAACAATGATCAGAGTGTCAACCCAGATGACATTCAGGAGCCATGCAGATCTGAAGTAGAAAATTGCAGTGAGCAAAATAATCAACAGGAAAGAAGAAACAATGAAGAGGAGGCTCGCAAAGTGGGGATCCCAGAATCTTTTTATGAGTTCGAAGAGGATGCGGAAGCACCCCAGGACATTGAAGAGGCATCCACATTGAAGGGTGAAGAAGTGCATACAATGGAGAGCGGGATAAGAGATGTCTCTGAGGttgttgatttttttgaaaagacAGCAGATTTTGGTTTTACACAGGTTAATTGTGAGGCAGAACTGTCAAAGGACGCAGAGACAGCTATTACAACTGTTTTCATTTCCAATTGCACCACAGAGGACACAGTAGATGGTGAACAGGCAAATGATGCTCCTTCCGAAATTAAAGATTCatcaaattttgatttcaaCATGAATGGGCAGAAACAAATTCACAACAATGACAATGAATCCGAAAATTCTATCAAAACTGAAAGTTGTGCTGGGTTGGTTGACAAAGTGTATGGGCAAAaacaaagtgaagaaattgaCAGAGGATTTGAATCTGGCATCAATCCAGCAAATGGTGGTGGTTTAGTTCATGAATCTGGGGGAAATGCAGAAAGTGTCCATGTGGATGGCATTGCTCATGAGAAAGATGATGAAAAAGATACTATTGAATTACATCTCGAAGAAAGAGAGTGCATCAAGAGCCAAAAGGAACCAGGAAATTCTGAATTCCCTGTGGAGCTTAAATGGGAAGAACATGTGGAAACTAATACTGAGATGAAAACAGGCCAAAGTACAGAACATAATGAGGAGAATGGATGCAAAACCTTTGCGAAGGAAGATAAGGAAATCAGAGAAAATGTGCAAAAAGAAGAGGCAGCAAAGGATTGCCTTAAAAGTACTGAAGTAAACAAGAGGGAAAGAGAGCAGAAAAAACACAGAATAGCCGTTGAAAGAGCAATTCGTGAAGCTCGTGAAAGGGCATTTACTGAAGCCCGAGAACGGGCAGAGAGAGCTGCTGTGGACAAAGCAACTGCTGAAGTTCGACAAAGAGCAATGGCCGAAGCACGGGAAAAGCTTGAGAAGAAGTCTTCTGGGCCAAAGGTGCCAACAGGTAAAGCTTCTTCCATTGATGCCAAGCTTAGGGCAGAACGTGCTGCAGTAGAGAGAGCTACTGCAGAGGCTCGTGAGCGTGCTCTCGAAAAAGCATTGTCCCAGAAGACTACCAGTGAGATGAGAACGCAGGCAGAAAGAAATGCTTCTGGAAAGTTTTCTGGTGCTTCCAGAGTTAATGGGTTAAAACACAGCTTTTCTTCATCT GATTTAGAGAGCTTTGATGGGACCAATAATGAATCAGCTCAGAGACGTAAAGCAAGGTTAGAGCGACATCAGAGAATCATGGAAAGAGCG GCAAAAGCCCTTGCAGAGAAGAACCTTCGAGATGTTCTTGCTCAGAGAGAGCAAGCCGAGAGAAAT AGACTAGCAGAAACTCTTGATGCAGATATTAAGCGATGGGCCAGTGGGAAGGAGGGGAACTTGCGGGCACTGCTGTCAACTCTCCAATAC ATTCTAGGGCCAAACAGTGGATGGCAGTCAATTTCCCTGACAGAGATTATAACCACTAATGCTCTGAAGAAAGCTTACCGGAAGGCAACTCTTTATGTTCATCCTGACAAGTTACAGCAAAGGGGGGCAAGCATCCAGCAAAAGTACATATGCGAAAAAGTCTTTGATCTTCTCAAG GCTGCATGGAACAAATTCAACTCCGAAGAAAGGTGA